The nucleotide window ACTTTCGATCATCCGAAGATGACCAAGTGACCGACCTAAGCCGAAATAAATTTCGGCTTGCTCCTTAGAAAGGAGGTGATCCATCCCCACCTTCCGATAGGGATACCTTGTTACGACTTAGTCCTGATCACCGATCCTGCCGTGGTACCCTGTTGGGTCCTTCGGGCATTACCGGCTTTCCTGACTTGACGGGCGGTGTGTACAAGACCCGAGAACGTATTCACCGTGGTATGGCTGACCCACGATTACTAGCGATTCCGGCTTCATGAGGGCGAGTTGCAGCCCTCAATCCGAACTGGGGGTAGGTTTGATAGGATTAGCTCCGCTTTACAGCTTAGCGACCCTTTGTTGCTACCCATTGTAACACGTGTGTGGCCCAGGACGTAAGAGCCACGCTGATCTGACGTCATCCCCACCTTCCTCCGACTTAACGCCGGCAGTCTCGTATGAGATATTTAACATACAATAGGGGTTGCGCTCGTTCACCGACTTAACGGGACACTTCACAGCACGAGCTGACGACGACCGTGCAGCACCTGTCATCCGGCTCCTTACGGCACTCTCCCATTTCTGGGGGATTCCGGAGATGTCAAGTCCTGGTAAGGTTCTTCGCTTGTCGTCGAATTAAACCACATGTTCCACCGCTTGTGCGGGTCCCCGTCAATTCCTTTGAGTTTTAGCCTTGCGGCCGTACTACCCAGGCGGCATACTTAACGCGTTAGCTTCGAAACTCAGAGGGTCGATACTCCAAATTCCTAGTATGCATCGTTTACAGCGTGGACTACCGGGGTATCTAATCCCGTTCGCTCCCCACGCTTTCGCTCCTCAGTGTCAGGTAATGCCCAGCAGACTGTCTTCACCATTGGCGTTCCTTACGATATCTACGCATATCACTGCTACACCGTAAGTTCCATCTGCCCCTGCATACCTCAAGACTTGTAGTTTTGGATACGGTTCTTAGGTTGAGCCTAAGCATTTCATATCCAACTTACAAATCCACCTACGAGCTCTTTACGCCCAATAAATCCGGATAACGTTTGCACCCTACGTATTACCGCGGCTGCTGGCACGTAGTTAGCCGGTGCTTATTCATCTGGTACCTTCAAGATTATTCCCAGATAAAAGAAGTTTACGATCCGAAAACCTTCATCCTTCACGCAGTGTTGCTGCATCAGAGTTGCCTCCATTGTGCAAAATTCCCAACTGCTGCCTCCCGTAGGAGTATGGGCCGTGTCTCAGTCCCATCGAGGCTGGTCACCTTCTCAGGCCAGCTACCCGTCATCGCCTTGGTGAGCCATTACCTCACCAACTAGCTGATAGGAACAAGGCCTCTCCCCAAGCGCGTAAAGCTTTGATCTTTCGATATTATGCAGGATTACCCATCCTTTCGGATGGCTATCCTTCACTCGGGGGTAAGTTCCTTGTTATTACTCTCTCGTCTGCCGCTATGTCGCTCGACTTGCATGTGTTAGGCACACTGCCAACGTTAATCCTGAGCCAGGATCAAACTCTCCGTGTAGAGAATCTGACTTAGCCCTAATAATAGTACTAAACCAAAAAATTCTTTTGAAATTGACGTACATGTATCACTATTTAGTTGTCAAAGTGCGTTTTTTCGGGAAACAAATACATAAGTTTCTAGCAACAGAAACCATAACCCCTTCGATTTACTCCCTAGATTTTATTAAATCTGAATCGATATTATCGAAAAAAATCATTTCTGTCAACACTAGTTCATGGTTGTGGAAAAAATGGTTGGACAGAATATATTGTAATTTGTAATGTTGGGATAGTAAGGGAGGTTTTGCCAATGATAAGAGGGGTCAAGGTCTGGGGGTCACCTGGACAGCCCAACCCGCAGATCTCGCGAACCCGTCCCCCTAGACAGTACAGGCTACGAACACAATGGGGAAAGCGCTCGAACCGACGAAAAACAACAATCCCATCATCTGGTTCTTTCGTCCCTGTTGAAGCCCTGCCCACCGGTATGGTCCGCCTGTCTTTCTAGACACGAATCCCCAACACAAACGTGGCCATCCCCGGCCGCAAGAACCGACCTGTTGGCACATACCCCCGCTGCAGGTTAGTTTTTTTGTTAGTTGGGCAAACTATTATAATCATTGTCAATATTATCCACAATAATTTGCTAGTTTCACACTATATTTTTCTGCAAACGTATTAAAACCTCCACGATCGTGGAGGTTTTAATACGTTTTTTGATAATTTTAATATAGTTTCTTAAAAAGAAAAAAGGGGACTATTTACAAGCCGGCCGTATTGAACCCTCTTTTATCGCCTCTTTTCTTACTGCTTCTGCCACAGCTTTAGCGACTTTTTTATCGATTGGGTTGGGAAGAATTTTATCAATGGCTGGAGACTCGACGTAACTTGCCAGTGACATCGCCGCAGCATTCAGCATTCCGGGAGTTATTTTTATTGCTTTGGCATCGAGTGCGCCGCGGAAAATCCCCGGGAACGCAAGAACATTATTGACCTGATTTGGATAGTCCGATCTTCCAGTGGCCACAATTTTTGCTCCGGCCTTCTTTGCCTCAACCGGATCAATTTCCGGTACAGGGTTAGCCAAAGCAAAGATGATTGGATTATTGGCCATCTTTTTAACCATTGTGGCCTTGAGTACATTGCCCACAGATAAACCGATAAAAACATCCGCTCCGCAAATGATTTTATCCAGATCACCACAGATGTTCCCCTCGTTGATTATATGATTCAAATCCTCTTTGTATTCGTCTAGGTCTTTGCGATTTCTGCATACAGCCCCCTTTGAATCCAGGGTGATGATATTGGCTTTGCCCTTTGTAAATTCGTCGATTGCTAGAGCGACGGCATGGCCGGCGGCGCCAACGCCATTGATTACGATCATGCAATTTTCCAATTTTTTTCCAATAACTTTTGCTGCATTTATTAATCCTGCCAACACAACAACGGCTGTACCGTGCTGGTCGTCATGCATCACCGGAATTCCTAGATTCTGCAATTTTTTCTCAATTTCAAAGCATCTTGGCGCTGAAATATCTTCCAGATTTATGCCGCCAAAGGATGGCGCTAAATATTTTACAGCTTTGACAATTTCATCAGTGTCTTGCGTGTCAAGACAAATTGGAATGGCATCCACTCCTGCAAATTCTTTAAAGAGTATCGCCTTTCCCGCCATTACCGGCTGTGCCGCTTCCGGACCGATGTTACCAAGCCCAAGAACTGCCGATCCGTCTGTCACGACTGCAACAAAATTGCTTCGAGAGGTATATTCCCAAATTTTACATTCATTTTTTGCGATTTCCGAAGATACTGCGGCAATGCCCGGTGTGTAGAAAATCGCCAAGTCTTCGGCATCTTCGATCTTCGCTTTGCTTTTAATCTCGATTTTACCTGCAAGCTTCCGATGTTTTTTTAGTGATTCTTTTCCAAAGTTCATGGTTCATCCTATTATTTCAGATTTAGATTCAAATATCTTTGTGATTATTTCTTCAATTTCCTGCTCTGTGATTGTAATATTGTCCGGTGAGAATAAGCTGAAAACGTCTTGGGCAAGTTTGCCTATCTCATCTTTTTTCGCGCTTATTGTGCCAACATTATTAAATATATTTTTTTTGCACTTAAGCGAGGCAAATTTCTTTTTTTCATCAACGCTCGAGAGCGTAATATTTATGCATTTTTCCGGCGCATATTTATCCCTCAAAACCGACAGGCCTCCATCATATATTTTCATACCCGAATTAATGATTATGACCCGTTTACACAACTCTTCAATATCTCCCATATAGTGGCTGGTCAATATCATCGTCGTCTTTTTTTCTTTGTTAATTTTTGAGAGGAAGCTTCTAATTGCTTTTGCTGAAATTACATCAAGCCCAATTGTCGGTTCATCCAGAAATATCACTTTGGGATCGTGAAGCAAAGACGCAGCCAATTCGCACTTCATTCGTTCGCCAAGAGACATGCTTCGAAGCCGATTATTAACTATACTCCCCATGTCCATGGTATCAATCAAAAGTTCAAGGTTTTTTTTATATCTCAAGTTGGATATTCCATATACCTCTTTAAGCATTTTAAAAGAATCAATAGCGGGCAAGTCCCACCACAACTGATTTTTCTGTCCCATAACTATTGATATTTGGCGCAGATAATTATATTTTCTCTCCCATGGAACATAACCCAATACTTTGGCTTCTCCGGATGTGGGATGAATTATTCCGGATAATATCTTTAAAAATGTTGTCTTTCCTGCTCCGTTCGGCCCGAGAAATCCAATAAACTCCCCTTCCTCAATCGAAACTGCCAAATCTTTTACCGCTTCTTTAATTTCTTTATCCGGATGGAAAACATCGCCAAAATTAAATCGGGTTTTGACAAAATTTTTGCATATATTTTTTGATTCGATTATTGGCATACTAGCTCGATGCGCTCCCATAATGTTTAAGCCCTGCCTTCCAAACCAATGAAACGATAATTCCAAATACCAATGTAATCGCGAACATAAATATAATATACAACGTACGTGGCGGATAAAACAGGGTAGCGACGGGAACATAAGAAACCGTCAAAATTGGCACCAGCACCATTAGAAGGAATTTCAGATAAAGCGGAAAGATATTGACGGGATATCTCATAAATTGAGATAAGCGGTTTAAAATATCCGTCAAAGACCAAAGTTTGATAAACCAAAAAGCCGGAACAACAGTAATAATTTGGATGAAATAATACAGAAGCAACGCACAAACGAACAAAGCAATAAACCATATTAAGTTCGTAAAGCCAATGGCAATTCCCGATTTCATTGCAGCATAGAATACTAGCGGTACCGAGAAAAACAAATTAATAAATTCATATATTTCCGGCTTGCTTATCGAAACCAAGATGAGCGGATTGACCGGTTTTGCCAAATAAAAATCCAGATCCCCCATCCGGACTAGGTCTCGGCCAATGGTTTGTACGCCTCGGCGATACCAAATCGTGCTGACAGTAATAATGATTTTCGAAAAAGCAAAGAGGAATAATACCTGATAAAAATTCCAATCCCCAAGACTTTTAACGTTTGCAAAAATCACTCCGAAAAAGACAATTGAAAAAAATAAATCAGATACCTGAAACAAAACCGAGGAAATGATATATCCGTTAATCTTAAGATCCCTGATAAGCGAATTTCGGAACAATATTACATTTATTTTCAAATATTTCATCATCTGCCTACCCCCGTGTATCGTTTAAGTCCGCCTCGGTAGACAAGGTAGAAAATAAAATACAAAATCAAAATCCAAATGATCATTTGGGCCCAGCTCGAAAATAACTCTGTAATTGTAAATTTACCCAGAAAAACCCTTGAGGGAAAATCGAACAAAAATCTCGCCGGTAAAACATTTATCCACTTCAACGCGGCAGGCAAAAAAGCTAAAGGAAAAAGCCCTCCACCAATCATAGAAATGATCCAGTTGGCTAGACCTTTATTTGCCCGCTGATCGCCAAAATAAAAAGTCAGTGATTGAATAATTAAATTGATCAATAAATTCATGGCAAAACCAATGATTATGGTTATAACAAAAAACACAATGTTGGCTACTGAAGTAATCAGCAGATAATCATGGGCAAAAATGACAATTAAAGCCAAAAACGGCGCAAAAATAATTAAAGAGAGAAGAACATCAGCAGCAGTTGATAAAAGATATGAGGCGATTACATTCCATGGGCGCACAAGCATGTTTGTAAAAAAACCATTCCAGATATCTTCTCCCAGATACAAAGAATCTGTTACCTCTATCCGGTAAATAAATGAGGTAATCAAATAATAGGTGACCGTGCTTTTTAGTGAATAGCTCGCAATTTCGGCAGTCCCGGCAGTTGCATAAACCGATTTCCAAACAAGAAAGAAAATAATAAAAAAAACCATGTTAAAAAAGATCGACAAAGTAAAATCGGTCTTGTAGGCGGTGAAGCCTTTAAATTCAGTTAAAAAATGGAAATAATATTTCCTCATATTATCATTTTAGCACTATTAATGAGCTAGATTAATTAAGGTTAGCAAAAGATTAACTTGCCAATGCCGACGACTCCAACATCATAATCTAGCTTTATTTTTCCCCTTTGCTTTCTTTCGTGCTAGCTGCTTTTGGGATCTCGGGTTTCTTAAGAGGGGCGGCTGGCTGCAGTTGGACTGGAGATTGGGGAATGTTCACTGGCGCCGTTTGCTGTTTCTGGCCGGGCAAAAATGCAGAGACGATAATCAGGATAAGCCCAACTGCAAATAAACCCCCGCCTTCGGCCAAATAGAAAATGAAAAAATCAGACCTAAATTTATTATAAAGATCCTGTACTAGACTGGCAAATTCTTTAATTTCAGTCATTCCGAGATTTGGCGTTGGTATATATCTTAATAACAATGATGCAAGCAATGTCAAGATGCCAAAAATCAAAAGGGCGATCCCTGGGATTCGCAATTTTCCTTTCCAGTTTGGCCACATTGCTGCCGAAAGGAGCAACAAGAGAGTCACTATTCCCAAATAAAGCGGTGCTGTGACATGGCGTTTGCCGATGATTTTTTGCGCCTGCTCCAACTCCGGTGGAACTGGGATAACATATTTTTCCTTAATTTGATTGATGAATTCTGAGTCTTGGGATGAAAGTTTTTGGATAGAGAAAGCCTGTTTGATAAGCGACAAGTCGATCGTCATCGTCTTGCTTCCTTTGTCGAGAACATTATTGAAGATCTCGTTTATGTTGTTTTCAACAGTAGTTTTGACTATCTCCGGGGAAATCATTGACATTACATGGGCTATATATTCATCACTTTGAGGTCCAGAATCCATGTTTTGATCCCCACCTTCCTTTTGTGCCAGATAATTCGTGATGGTGCGTGGATCAATTTTCATTAAACGGTTATAAAAATCAACCTTTTCGAATGCGTTTTTATAGTATGTAGGACTTAATATTGTCCGCTCGGAATTAAAATAAAACAGTGCTGCCGGAAAAGTCAGGATAAATATAACCAAGAGCAAAATCGATAGAAATTTACGCATAACCCCTCAACTTTCTAGTCCTTAGATAGTAGTCCTTAGTCTATTTTATCACTCAGGCTATTTGTTTGCTACATTACAGACTATGAACAACCGGCTTCGGACTCGCACTTAATTCTGGACGCAAGTCCAGATTAAGTGCTATATTACCAAAGTGACGATCACATTTTTGATCGTAATTGCGAATCCCGAGCCCGTCGAGGGTGAAGCAATCTTTGCAAAGATCGCCACGGCTTATAGCCTCGCGATGACTATTTAATTTTGGAGGCAGTATGTTTGAAATTTCAGAAATTCATGCTCGCGAAATTTTAGATTCGCGCGGAAACCCTACCATCGAGGTTGATTTGACGCTTAAAGACGGCTCTTTCGGACGGGCAGCGGTTCCATCTGGTGCATCTACAGGATCATACGAAGCAGTTGAACTTCGCGACAGCGGCGATCGATATTTGGGTAAAGGCGTCGAGAAAGCTGTGACCAATGCAAACGGACCTCTTCGCGACGCTCTCACTGGAAATTCATTTGATCAGAAATCACTTGATGAAAAAATGATCGAGCTTGACGGTACAGAGAATAAAGGCAAATTCGGTGCTAACGCGATTCTAGGAATATCATTAGCTTTTGCCCATGCCGCCGCCAAATCCAAAAATATTCCTCTCTACAAATATTTCGGTGAAATTGCAGGAAATTCTCATTTTCGATTGCCGGTACCGATGATGAATATTCTAAATGGCGGCCAACACGCTGAAAATTCGACTGATCTTCAAGAGTTTATGATCATGCCTGCCGGCGCTCCAAGCTTCAAAGAAGCGCTGCGATACGGCGCCGAAGTATTTCACAATTTGAAAAAAATTTTGAAGGCCAAAGGACTCAATACTTCTGTTGGTGATGAAGGCGGGTATGCCCCCACGCTTAAAAACAATGAGGCAGCAGTCGAAGTTATCCTCGAGGCAATCAAAGCGGCCGGTTACGAAGCCGGGAAGGATATTTACATCGCCATCGACGGTGCTGCAACCGAACTTTACAAAGATGGCAAATATGAACTCAAATCCGAAAATCGAGCGCTTACATCAGAGGAAATGGTCGGTTTCTATGAGGACTGGCTTACTAAATATCCAATAATCTCGATCGAGGACGGCCTTGCGGAAGATGACTGGGATGGCTATAAATTGATGACAGATAAACTCGGCAAAAAAGTCCAAATTGTTGGCGATGATTTATTTGTCACCAACATCAAGCGCCTAAAGGATGGCATCGATAAAGGCGTGACCAATTCGATTCTGATCAAGCTTAATCAGATTGGCAGCGTGACCGAAACGATACAGGCTATCAAGATGGCGGAAGAAGCTGGCTACACAGCGGTAGTTTCACATCGTTCCGGCGAGACAGAGGACACGACAATTTCCGATTTTGTCGTCGGACTCGGCACAGGCCAGATCAAGACCGGCTCGGCTTGCCGCTCCGAACGAATCTGCAAGTACAATCAGCTCCTTAGAATCGAAGAAGAGCTGGGTACAAGCGCAAAATACCCCGGGCTTGAGGCTTTTAAATTTAACAAATAACACCGAAAAGGTGACTATGCAGCCACGAGACGATAAATTCATCTACACCGACGGAATCGACTATTCCAAGACGTCTGCGGATTCCGTTTGGGGAACTGAAGAGAAAATCACGTCGAAAATTATTGACGAAACTGTTACTTCAGGAAAATGGCTAAATCTTTGTGCTGGCGATGGACGGTTCAACAATCGCCTTCTTTCACTCGCCAATCAGGTTATCGCAGCAGATATTGATGAAAGCGCATTAGAAAAATTGACAAGAATCACGCCAAAAGAGTTGGAAAAAAAACTTAAGACAAAGATACTGAATGTGACCGAGAAATTTCCATTCAAAGATGCGGAGTTTGACGGAATATTCTGCTCCGGCACATTACACCTGTTCCCTGAGGATATTCTTCGCAAAATCTTCAATGAAATGGATCGGGTGCTAAAGCCAAATGGTAAAATAGTCATTGATTATGCAGCCGATATTCGAAGAGAATACCCGAACGGTTCGCTCTGGGTAATCGAAAACGAGCCCAATTATTCTCTCAAAGACGCCAAAGAATTGCTTTCAAAAATGTTTTCAAACTATTTAGTGGAAATGTTCGCTGACAAATCAGAGCCAGAAAGAGTGTCGTTTAACAACAAAGAATATCAATTTTCCTCCAATTTCATTTTAATCAGAGCACGGAAAAAATGACCAAGCCAAAAGTCATTTTAATCATTTTGGATGGGTGGGGAATCGGCGAAAAGGATGAAGATAACGCCATTCACCTCGCTAAGACTCCTAATTTCGATAAACTCTGGGAGTCTTTTTCTCATGGCAAGATAAAGACCTCCGGCGTTGCTGTTGGTTTGCCGGCAGGGCAAATGGGCAATTCCGAAGTAGGCCACCTAACTATCGGCTCCGGTAGAGTAATTGATACTGATCTTGTCAAAATTTCTAAATCGGCAGAAAGAGGAGAGTTCTCCGCAAATCACGCATTTAAATCCGTATTTGACCATGTGAAAAAGTATGATAGCATCTTACACATTCAAGGTTTGATCGGTCCAGGTGGCGTTCATTCTCATTCCAACCATTTACTTGCAATCCTCAAGGCAGCAAAAGCTACGGGCATTGAAAAAATTGCACTCCATGCATTTACCGATGGCCGCGACACAGACGCCAAAAGTGCGAACAAATATCTAAAAGAGTTAGAAAATGCTATTGAGGAAATCGGCGTTGGCTTTATAGCTACGGCAGTCGGCCGGTTTTATGCCATGGATCGCGATGATAATTGGGATCGTTTGAAAGTTGCCGAGGATGCGATCTTCGGCGGAGTTGCAAAAACGGTTGTCCGTAAAAAACCATCCGAAATTATGGAGGAATTATATGAATCAGGCATCACCGATGAACATATCGAACCGCACATTTTTCTAGATGAAAAAGGCAATGGTTATAAAATTGGAAAAAATGACGGTGTCATATTTATTAATTTCCGCGCTGATAGAGCCAGAATGTTTTCGAAAAAAATTCTCGAAAAACAGGAGGAACTCAATCTGTTTTTTGTCACTATGACTGACTACGGCAAAGATATTGATAGCGTCATCGCTTTCCCGCCAGATAACATTGAAGATACTTTGGCCGATATTATTTCTGAAAATAATCTTACCCAATCTCACATTGCTGAGACCGAAAAATTTGCGCATGCAACCTATTTTCTAAACGGCGGCGTCGAAGATGAACACAAAGACGAAAAGTTTATTCTGATCGAGAGCCGCAAAGATATAAAAACCCATGACCTTGCTCCCGGCATGCGAGCTTCTGAAATTGCTGATACAACCGTCGAAGAAATTCAGAAGGGGAGAGATTTTATCTTCGTAAACTTCGCCAATCCCGACATGGTCGGCCACACAGCGGTAAAAAAAGCGGTTATTGAAGCAATTGAGACAACCGACCGAGAGCTCGGAAAACTGGTAGAGACAGCACAAGAAAAAAAGTATGAGATCGTCATATCCGCCGATCATGGAAATGCCGAAGCTCCCGATACTGCCCACACTGTGAATCCCGTCCCCTTGATCTATATTGGCGAAAAGTATTCTAAAGTATCTAATGGCGCCCTTTCCGACATTGCGCCAACAGTTCTTCAACTTCTCGAAATCAATAAGCCCTCGCGTATGACCGGTAAGGGCTTATTGAATTAACTATCTCAAGAATTATTCTACCTGCTTATTTGCGGCTTTTTTCTCCTGGCAACCGCAGGTGCAATCCGGGCCACATGTACAACAATGGATACATGTAGGCTCTTCATGACACGAACATTTTGCATTCTCATCTAGAGGCATACCGCATGCCACACACTTTTCCGGTTCACTAGATTCTGACATATTTCTCCTTTACCCCGAGCGAAGTCGAGGGGTTTGCCCCGAGCCTGCCTGCCGACAGGCAGGTAAAATCGAGGGGTTTTTAATTGCGACTTAATTTTATCTAATTCCGCAAGAAAAAACCACGGCAATTCTCACTACCGCAATTGCATGGCATCTTTTCTCCGCCCTGTTCTGTTTTATTGTAATCACAAGTAATTTCATCACCGGTGGAAATTGGTTTTAAGGCATTTAGACAAACTTCATCTCCAAGAATCAGTTCCGCTTTCGGATCGCAAGAATGGTTCATATAGTTCAAAATTTCCGGATCGTCTACAAATTTATTTTTACCAATTTTTGCGTATCCAGACTTTGGTTTCGAATGAATATTATCCATCGGCACATCATAAAATTTTTTTCCAGCAGCAATATTCTCTGTCGCAAAAATTCCAATGCCATGGATTTTACTTTGAGCTTTTTTCATCGATAAGCCGTTCTGTATATCCTGAATCAATTAATTCGCGAAAAGCTTTCAGGACCTTGTTGGGTACATCCTGATAAATCTGAAAACCCATTTTGGGATATTCGATTATCCTCTGCAAATCACCAACCATAATATTTATGAGATAATCTTGCGGATAATTTTCGTCAGCATAATCAATAAAGTCAATTTTGGGCGAAGTTACCACAAATTCCTTTCCAGGCCATTGCTTTGCAAATGTAGCGTAAGTTCTACGTTCCATATAAGGCTTCTGAACAATGATGAATGAATCAATCTTCAAATTCTTTTTGTCCAATAATTTCCGAGTGAACTGAATATTCTCGCCAGTGTTGGTAGATTTGTTTTCGATAATAATCTTGTCTTTCGAAACTCCCATGCCAATAGCGATGTCGGCAAAAATTTCTGCTTCAGATTTTTCAAAAGACCGCACGCCGTGACTACCTGAGAATATTAGCAAAGGAGCATATTTATCAAGAAACA belongs to Patescibacteria group bacterium and includes:
- the eno gene encoding phosphopyruvate hydratase, whose translation is MFEISEIHAREILDSRGNPTIEVDLTLKDGSFGRAAVPSGASTGSYEAVELRDSGDRYLGKGVEKAVTNANGPLRDALTGNSFDQKSLDEKMIELDGTENKGKFGANAILGISLAFAHAAAKSKNIPLYKYFGEIAGNSHFRLPVPMMNILNGGQHAENSTDLQEFMIMPAGAPSFKEALRYGAEVFHNLKKILKAKGLNTSVGDEGGYAPTLKNNEAAVEVILEAIKAAGYEAGKDIYIAIDGAATELYKDGKYELKSENRALTSEEMVGFYEDWLTKYPIISIEDGLAEDDWDGYKLMTDKLGKKVQIVGDDLFVTNIKRLKDGIDKGVTNSILIKLNQIGSVTETIQAIKMAEEAGYTAVVSHRSGETEDTTISDFVVGLGTGQIKTGSACRSERICKYNQLLRIEEELGTSAKYPGLEAFKFNK
- a CDS encoding ABC-2 family transporter protein; this encodes MRKYYFHFLTEFKGFTAYKTDFTLSIFFNMVFFIIFFLVWKSVYATAGTAEIASYSLKSTVTYYLITSFIYRIEVTDSLYLGEDIWNGFFTNMLVRPWNVIASYLLSTAADVLLSLIIFAPFLALIVIFAHDYLLITSVANIVFFVITIIIGFAMNLLINLIIQSLTFYFGDQRANKGLANWIISMIGGGLFPLAFLPAALKWINVLPARFLFDFPSRVFLGKFTITELFSSWAQMIIWILILYFIFYLVYRGGLKRYTGVGR
- a CDS encoding ATP-binding cassette domain-containing protein; amino-acid sequence: MPIIESKNICKNFVKTRFNFGDVFHPDKEIKEAVKDLAVSIEEGEFIGFLGPNGAGKTTFLKILSGIIHPTSGEAKVLGYVPWERKYNYLRQISIVMGQKNQLWWDLPAIDSFKMLKEVYGISNLRYKKNLELLIDTMDMGSIVNNRLRSMSLGERMKCELAASLLHDPKVIFLDEPTIGLDVISAKAIRSFLSKINKEKKTTMILTSHYMGDIEELCKRVIIINSGMKIYDGGLSVLRDKYAPEKCINITLSSVDEKKKFASLKCKKNIFNNVGTISAKKDEIGKLAQDVFSLFSPDNITITEQEIEEIITKIFESKSEIIG
- the gpmI gene encoding 2,3-bisphosphoglycerate-independent phosphoglycerate mutase, encoding MTKPKVILIILDGWGIGEKDEDNAIHLAKTPNFDKLWESFSHGKIKTSGVAVGLPAGQMGNSEVGHLTIGSGRVIDTDLVKISKSAERGEFSANHAFKSVFDHVKKYDSILHIQGLIGPGGVHSHSNHLLAILKAAKATGIEKIALHAFTDGRDTDAKSANKYLKELENAIEEIGVGFIATAVGRFYAMDRDDNWDRLKVAEDAIFGGVAKTVVRKKPSEIMEELYESGITDEHIEPHIFLDEKGNGYKIGKNDGVIFINFRADRARMFSKKILEKQEELNLFFVTMTDYGKDIDSVIAFPPDNIEDTLADIISENNLTQSHIAETEKFAHATYFLNGGVEDEHKDEKFILIESRKDIKTHDLAPGMRASEIADTTVEEIQKGRDFIFVNFANPDMVGHTAVKKAVIEAIETTDRELGKLVETAQEKKYEIVISADHGNAEAPDTAHTVNPVPLIYIGEKYSKVSNGALSDIAPTVLQLLEINKPSRMTGKGLLN
- a CDS encoding ABC-2 family transporter protein codes for the protein MMKYLKINVILFRNSLIRDLKINGYIISSVLFQVSDLFFSIVFFGVIFANVKSLGDWNFYQVLFLFAFSKIIITVSTIWYRRGVQTIGRDLVRMGDLDFYLAKPVNPLILVSISKPEIYEFINLFFSVPLVFYAAMKSGIAIGFTNLIWFIALFVCALLLYYFIQIITVVPAFWFIKLWSLTDILNRLSQFMRYPVNIFPLYLKFLLMVLVPILTVSYVPVATLFYPPRTLYIIFMFAITLVFGIIVSLVWKAGLKHYGSASS
- a CDS encoding SET domain-containing protein-lysine N-methyltransferase, giving the protein MKKAQSKIHGIGIFATENIAAGKKFYDVPMDNIHSKPKSGYAKIGKNKFVDDPEILNYMNHSCDPKAELILGDEVCLNALKPISTGDEITCDYNKTEQGGEKMPCNCGSENCRGFFLRN
- a CDS encoding NADP-dependent malic enzyme, coding for MNFGKESLKKHRKLAGKIEIKSKAKIEDAEDLAIFYTPGIAAVSSEIAKNECKIWEYTSRSNFVAVVTDGSAVLGLGNIGPEAAQPVMAGKAILFKEFAGVDAIPICLDTQDTDEIVKAVKYLAPSFGGINLEDISAPRCFEIEKKLQNLGIPVMHDDQHGTAVVVLAGLINAAKVIGKKLENCMIVINGVGAAGHAVALAIDEFTKGKANIITLDSKGAVCRNRKDLDEYKEDLNHIINEGNICGDLDKIICGADVFIGLSVGNVLKATMVKKMANNPIIFALANPVPEIDPVEAKKAGAKIVATGRSDYPNQVNNVLAFPGIFRGALDAKAIKITPGMLNAAAMSLASYVESPAIDKILPNPIDKKVAKAVAEAVRKEAIKEGSIRPACK
- a CDS encoding class I SAM-dependent methyltransferase yields the protein MQPRDDKFIYTDGIDYSKTSADSVWGTEEKITSKIIDETVTSGKWLNLCAGDGRFNNRLLSLANQVIAADIDESALEKLTRITPKELEKKLKTKILNVTEKFPFKDAEFDGIFCSGTLHLFPEDILRKIFNEMDRVLKPNGKIVIDYAADIRREYPNGSLWVIENEPNYSLKDAKELLSKMFSNYLVEMFADKSEPERVSFNNKEYQFSSNFILIRARKK
- a CDS encoding YdcF family protein is translated as MPAEIIENAQIIWDYMLMNQKLKKADAILALGSHDKRVAKRAADLFLDKYAPLLIFSGSHGVRSFEKSEAEIFADIAIGMGVSKDKIIIENKSTNTGENIQFTRKLLDKKNLKIDSFIIVQKPYMERRTYATFAKQWPGKEFVVTSPKIDFIDYADENYPQDYLINIMVGDLQRIIEYPKMGFQIYQDVPNKVLKAFRELIDSGYTERLIDEKSSK